Part of the Leptospira bouyouniensis genome is shown below.
TCATTTCCAAAGAAGTCCTCTTGGAGAGATGATGCCTTTTGGTCACTTATACGCCATGCAATCGGCTGTCAATATTTGCCTAAATATGGGCATTTTTAATCCAAATTCAGTTGGATACTTGCATTTAGTCCGTTTTTTTTGGATTCTCTAAAGCGAATTTGCTCGATGTGGCCAAAATCGCCTAAATTTGGGCAGAATTATTGAGTCTGGGAAATCTATCCCAAAATGATCGTTTTTGCTGAATTCCTCCTGTAGTGCGCACAGGGGGATTGGTAAGAACTGGATTCAGGAGAACCCCACCTGTCACATAAACTCATACAAGCGGGTGATTGGCTATTTTTTAGATTTGGTTTGGGTAGATCTTGTCTTTTTTACAGAAATGTCTGATTTTGCAGATGATGATTTTGTTTGTTTGGATTTTGGTCCACTAACGTTAGAATTTGTTTTGTTAGGTTTTTTCCCTGCTTTGTTTCCAGTGGCCGTTGTGTTTGGAGTTTCATCGCTGGCAAGGTCCGTGGGTATACGTCCATTTCGTTTGACCATATAGATAAAATGTCGGACATACTGTGTGTATGGCTCAGGGATTGTCTTTGGATCGAAGTTCTTTGGGTCCTGAAGGAGTTGGTTGACGTGGGCCACAGGTAAGTCGTCTTTACTTGTTGCCATGAGGATTTCCAAACGTTTGCAAATTTCAGAGTCATTGACTTCTGATGATAGTTTTCGCATGGCGTTAAGGAATTTTTGGAAGGCAACTCGCTTCGGCTGAGACATATCCCCAGAAAACCAACAAGTCCTAGGTTGGCAATCGATTTTACAGAGAGAACCTCCGCTTCTTTTGTGTTTGTGGAGCATTCCCAATAGGAAACCGCAGCAGACTTCCCCATTCCCACTTCTTGATCCAAGTGAACGATTGGGTGACAAACCAGTTCCGAAACCAGACCTAAACTTTGGGACTTGAAAGAATGTGAGTTCGCTACCGTTGCAGATGGTTTGATTATTTCTAAATCATCTATCCGGTGAGCAACTTCCGAATTTGTTTCTACAAAAACTTCACTGATTTGTCCATCGCGGAGTTCGATGGCAGGGACAAGCGGATCTTCCAAAAGGACTATCGGTTCATCCCACTCATTCGCAAATAAGTTCCCTTGGGAAAATAGAAAGATTAACAAGGCGCAAATATATGGTACGCTTCTTAGCAATTTCTGTGCCAATTTTTCTGTTAACCTAAGAAAAAACATATGATTATCCTTAGTTTTCTACCAAATTCAGGAAAAATAAAGCTTTTTTTCGCCTTTTTTCTTATTTTTTATTGATGGCGGCTCGAACCCGAAGTTTCCATTCCCAAAGTACAATCTCGTGCTCTAAGTCTTTTGCAGAGTCTTGTTCCTTGGCAAGTAGTGCGTAAATCATATGAGAGATATCTTTTGAGAAACCGCCATCCAATTCTTTCTCAAATGCATCGACTTGAAATTCTAAAATGAGGACGGCTAAGCGGAAGGCTTCGTTCATTGCAATGAGCTGTGGTCTGACGGTATCCAATTCTGGTTTTTTATACTCATTTTTAATCATCACATCCAAAAAGGTCCGGATGAACATTACATCGTCAGAGGAAAGATGGAAGTCGAGCAGCAGTTGTTTGACTTTGTCCAATTCCATTGCGCGGAGGTGGATCCTAGCTAAAAAAACTGGGTTTTCGCTATAGGTATTTAAGTTCTGGTTTTTGGCAACATCCGTGGCACGAACTTTGTCATAATCCACAACACCTTTGTCTTTCGATTCGTCGGTTTTTGGAGACTGGGATTCGG
Proteins encoded:
- a CDS encoding phosphatidylinositol phospholipase — translated: MSQPKRVAFQKFLNAMRKLSSEVNDSEICKRLEILMATSKDDLPVAHVNQLLQDPKNFDPKTIPEPYTQYVRHFIYMVKRNGRIPTDLASDETPNTTATGNKAGKKPNKTNSNVSGPKSKQTKSSSAKSDISVKKTRSTQTKSKK